Proteins found in one Wenzhouxiangella sp. XN201 genomic segment:
- a CDS encoding PAS domain-containing hybrid sensor histidine kinase/response regulator: MSTLVLIAAGLAWLGVLFAVALLGERTSGRWRAAWPVVYSLSLAVYCTAWTFYGTTTQAARSGWPIPPTFVGTILLFVVFFPFLRRLVALSKATNATSIADFIANRFGKSSVLAAAITGVAVLGIVPYISLQLQAVAMSFEAIHGRPIASDSAAWQDLAFYVAMLMAVFAMLFGTRRAAATEHNRGLVLAVGFESLLKLTAMLALGAFVLFGLFSSPAEFAREAPSPPFSGLDSFLTLVLLGALAMFTLPHQFHIGVVECRQERHLRVARWLFPIFLILISLPVLPLARAGNALLEGTVPPDLYVLMLPLGEGNRGLALFAFLGGLSAATSMVILASLTLSIMIGNHWLTPALLNRHWGRVSELGIPVRQQRRLGIVVVLLLAYVYSRSIGAADALADIGALSFSGLAQLGPAVVLAVYRPGLSARGILAGIVSGVFVWAYVLFLPLLLTGFGVQADWMSTGPLGLTWLAPENLFGLDAVSPLTRAVAASLAVNLLVTGIGVQLDGRAHAEEATDDPLRPDMLYRLAERFLPEERIEALFADRADARILAARLEHELAAVVGSASARLLLDAARRRTPAPLDTVADLVGEAAEQARFSREVLSGALENMSQGVCVVDQDMRLVAWNSAYLALFDYPEKLIRVGRPVSELLRHNAESGLMGSGDIERKIQRRIAHKRAGTRHRIERPWRDGRIIEIRGNPMPGGGFVATFTDVTDFRHAEDELRRINETLEQRVAERTRELEQAKVEAERASEAKTRFLAAVSHDLVQPLNAAQLLTHALSGRVRETSTQRSLAQISGALAATEDLLEGLLDISRLDAGGMEPRRSRFPLAELFEQLRGEFSVLARERGLDLACVQTRLWVETDPQLLRRILQNFLSNAVRYTRRGRVLIGCRRRGEEVLIGIWDTGPGISKDDQAVIFEEFRRLGERQHAPGLGLGLAIAERMARLLGHDIELDSRPGSGTLFGVRVPRAEPKHAVRPHSRESSSPASGRVLIVDNEAAMLGSLDTLLSGWGFEARVASNTEQALAGLADFDPHLLVVDYHLDDGRTGLELLDALRQRGCAAAAILISADHAADVRQAARQAGCEFLHKPIRPLALRSLMTRMLPRRRG, from the coding sequence GTGTCCACCCTTGTGCTCATTGCCGCTGGTCTGGCCTGGCTTGGCGTCCTTTTCGCCGTCGCCTTGCTGGGGGAGCGAACGAGTGGGCGATGGCGCGCCGCCTGGCCGGTGGTCTATTCGCTGTCCCTTGCGGTCTACTGCACGGCCTGGACCTTTTACGGCACGACCACCCAGGCCGCCCGATCGGGCTGGCCGATTCCGCCGACTTTCGTCGGCACGATCCTGCTGTTCGTGGTGTTTTTTCCCTTTCTGCGTCGCCTGGTCGCGCTGAGCAAGGCGACCAATGCCACCAGCATCGCTGACTTCATCGCCAATCGCTTCGGCAAGTCGTCGGTGCTGGCCGCGGCCATCACCGGTGTGGCGGTGCTCGGCATCGTGCCCTACATTTCCCTGCAGCTGCAGGCCGTGGCCATGAGCTTCGAGGCCATTCACGGCCGGCCGATTGCAAGCGATTCGGCCGCCTGGCAGGACCTGGCTTTCTACGTGGCCATGCTGATGGCCGTGTTCGCCATGCTCTTCGGGACCCGGCGGGCGGCCGCAACCGAACACAATCGCGGCCTGGTGCTCGCGGTCGGCTTCGAGTCGCTGCTCAAGCTCACCGCCATGCTGGCGCTTGGCGCCTTCGTACTGTTCGGCCTGTTTTCCTCTCCCGCCGAGTTTGCCCGTGAGGCGCCGTCGCCACCATTTTCAGGGCTGGATTCATTCCTCACCCTGGTGCTGCTGGGCGCGCTGGCCATGTTCACGCTTCCGCATCAGTTTCACATCGGCGTGGTGGAATGCCGGCAGGAACGCCACTTGCGCGTTGCCCGCTGGCTGTTTCCGATTTTCCTGATCCTGATCAGCCTGCCGGTGCTGCCGCTGGCCCGTGCCGGCAATGCCCTGCTCGAAGGGACGGTGCCGCCCGATCTCTACGTGCTGATGCTGCCGCTGGGCGAGGGCAATCGGGGCCTGGCCCTGTTCGCGTTTCTGGGCGGGCTGAGTGCGGCCACCTCGATGGTTATCCTGGCCAGCCTGACCCTGTCGATCATGATCGGCAACCACTGGCTGACACCCGCCCTGCTCAACCGCCACTGGGGCCGGGTGAGCGAACTCGGCATTCCGGTTCGCCAGCAGCGTCGCCTTGGCATCGTCGTGGTGTTGCTGCTGGCCTATGTCTACAGTCGCTCGATTGGTGCGGCCGATGCACTGGCTGATATCGGTGCGCTGTCGTTCTCGGGCCTGGCGCAGTTGGGGCCGGCGGTGGTGCTGGCGGTCTACCGACCCGGCCTGTCGGCCCGCGGAATCCTGGCCGGCATTGTTTCGGGGGTGTTCGTCTGGGCCTACGTGCTGTTTCTGCCGCTCTTGCTGACCGGCTTCGGCGTGCAGGCCGACTGGATGAGCACCGGGCCGCTGGGCCTGACCTGGTTGGCACCGGAAAACCTGTTCGGGCTCGACGCGGTGTCACCACTGACCCGGGCAGTGGCCGCCAGCCTGGCGGTCAACTTGCTCGTCACCGGCATCGGCGTGCAACTGGATGGTCGTGCGCACGCCGAGGAAGCCACCGACGATCCCCTGCGTCCCGATATGCTCTATCGCCTGGCCGAGCGTTTTCTGCCCGAGGAGCGAATCGAAGCTTTGTTCGCCGACCGTGCCGACGCGCGCATTCTGGCCGCCCGACTGGAACACGAACTGGCGGCCGTGGTGGGCTCGGCTTCGGCCCGGCTGCTGCTGGATGCCGCACGCCGACGCACGCCGGCGCCGCTCGATACCGTGGCCGACCTGGTCGGCGAAGCGGCCGAACAGGCCCGCTTCAGCCGCGAAGTGCTCTCCGGCGCGCTCGAGAACATGAGCCAGGGCGTGTGCGTGGTCGACCAGGATATGCGCCTGGTGGCCTGGAACAGTGCTTACCTGGCCCTGTTCGACTATCCCGAGAAACTGATCCGTGTAGGCCGGCCGGTCTCCGAATTGCTGCGCCACAATGCCGAATCGGGCCTGATGGGCAGCGGCGATATCGAGCGAAAGATCCAGCGCCGCATCGCCCACAAGCGCGCGGGTACTCGCCATCGTATCGAACGGCCCTGGCGGGACGGGCGCATCATCGAGATTCGCGGCAATCCGATGCCCGGCGGTGGTTTCGTGGCCACCTTTACCGATGTGACCGACTTCCGTCATGCCGAGGATGAACTCCGGCGCATCAACGAAACCCTGGAGCAGCGGGTGGCCGAGCGCACGCGCGAACTCGAGCAGGCCAAAGTCGAGGCCGAACGTGCGAGCGAAGCCAAGACGCGTTTCCTGGCCGCGGTCAGCCACGACCTGGTCCAGCCGCTCAACGCCGCGCAACTGCTGACGCATGCGCTGTCAGGGCGGGTGCGCGAGACCAGCACGCAACGCTCGCTGGCCCAGATCTCGGGCGCCCTGGCCGCCACCGAAGATCTGCTCGAAGGACTGCTGGACATCTCCCGACTCGATGCCGGCGGCATGGAGCCCAGGCGCAGCCGTTTTCCGCTGGCAGAGTTGTTCGAACAACTGCGCGGCGAGTTCTCCGTGCTGGCGCGCGAGCGGGGGCTCGACCTGGCCTGTGTCCAGACCCGTTTGTGGGTCGAGACCGATCCGCAGTTGCTGCGGCGCATCCTTCAGAATTTCCTGTCCAACGCCGTGCGCTATACGCGTCGCGGTCGGGTGCTGATCGGCTGCCGCCGGCGTGGCGAGGAGGTGCTGATCGGCATCTGGGATACCGGGCCCGGTATCAGCAAAGACGATCAGGCGGTCATCTTCGAGGAGTTTCGTCGACTGGGCGAGCGTCAGCACGCACCAGGCCTGGGCCTGGGCCTGGCCATCGCCGAGCGCATGGCGCGGCTGCTCGGTCACGATATCGAACTCGATAGCCGACCGGGCAGCGGCACCCTTTTTGGCGTACGGGTGCCGAGAGCCGAGCCGAAGCACGCGGTCAGGCCGCATTCGCGCGAGTCCTCATCGCCAGCTTCGGGCCGAGTTCTGATTGTCGATAACGAGGCCGCCATGCTCGGATCGCTCGACACCCTGCTTTCGGGCTGGGGCTTTGAAGCGCGGGTGGCAAGTAACACCGAGCAGGCCCTGGCCGGGCTGGCTGATTTCGACCCGCATTTGCTGGTCGTTGACTATCACCTCGACGACGGCCGCACCGGGCTCGAACTGCTCGATGCGTTACGCCAACGCGGCTGTGCGGCAGCAGCGATCCTGATCAGCGCCGATCACGCGGCCGATGTCCGCCAGGCGGCCCGCCAGGCCGGCTGCGAATTTCTGCACAAGCCCATTCGGCCATTGGCTCTGCGTTCGCTGATGACGCGTATGCTGCCCCGTCGCCGCGGCTGA